A region of the Thermodesulfobacteriota bacterium genome:
AGGCTACTCCGCCAGCAAGCCCTCCAGCACCTCGACGTATCGCCCTTCGTCCCCCGGTTCGTACCCCTCGTGGCGAAACCGGATGACGCCCTTCTTGTCGATGATCATGTTGAGGGGCGCGCCCATAAGACCGTACGCGTCGATCACCGCGAACTCTGGGTCGGGGGCCACCGGGAACGAGGCGCGCAGCGGTTTCAGGTCTTCTCGGGCGTCGATCTGCTTTCGGATGAACTCGGCATCCACGCCGTCCGTGTCGACCGCGATCAGTTCGAGTCCCCTGGCTTCGTACTGCCGATAGATCGTCTCGAGGGCGGGAAGCTCCAGGATGCACGGGGAGCAGCGAAGCCCCCAGAAGTTGAGCCAGACCACCTTCTTCCGCCCGAGGAGTTCGGTCAATTTCAAGGGGTTCCCGTTGAGGTCTTCCATCTCGAAGGGGGGTGCGGCCTTGCCGACCCACTCCCCGTCCGCCCCGGCAGGCCGGGGCGCAGCTCCCAGGACCACGCTGGCCGCGGTCACAGCCA
Encoded here:
- a CDS encoding TlpA disulfide reductase family protein produces the protein MRTCGRLWLFLAVTAASVVLGAAPRPAGADGEWVGKAAPPFEMEDLNGNPLKLTELLGRKKVVWLNFWGLRCSPCILELPALETIYRQYEARGLELIAVDTDGVDAEFIRKQIDAREDLKPLRASFPVAPDPEFAVIDAYGLMGAPLNMIIDKKGVIRFRHEGYEPGDEGRYVEVLEGLLAE